The following proteins come from a genomic window of Nothobranchius furzeri strain GRZ-AD chromosome 1, NfurGRZ-RIMD1, whole genome shotgun sequence:
- the LOC139070675 gene encoding uncharacterized protein, translated as MVTDTVTPPASNSTETDAVNPPVSVSIVTDAVNPPVSVSIVTYDVNPPASVSIVTGAVNTPVSASVVTDAVNPPVSVSIVTYDVNPPVSVSIVTDIVNPPTSISIVTDAVNPPVSVSIVTDAVNQHVSASMVTEAVNLPVSVSIVTDAVNPPVSASMVTNTVNPPSLSS; from the coding sequence atggtaacagacaCTGTTACTCCACCTGCCTCTAACTCCACGGAAACAGACGCTGTCAACCCACCTGTCTCTGTCTCCATAGTAACAGATGCTGTTAACCCACCTGTTTCTGTCTCCATAGTAACATATGATGTTAACCCACCTGCCTCTGTCTCCATAGTAACAGGTGCTGTTAACACACCTGTTTCTGCCTCCGTGGTAACAGATGCTGTTAACCCACCTGTTTCTGTCTCCATAGTAACATATGATGTTAACCCACCTGTCTCTGTCTCCATAGTAACAGACATTGTTAACCCACCTACCTCTATCTCCATAGTAACAGATGCTGTTAATCCACCTGTCTCTGTCTCCATAGTAACAGATGCAGTTAACCAACATGTTTCTGCCTCCATGGTAACGGAAGCTGTTAACCTACCTGTATCTGTCTCCATAGTAACAGATGCTGTTAACCCACCTGTTTCTGCCTCCATGGTGACAAACACAGTTAACCCCCCGTCTCTGTCTTCATAG